The Planococcus versutus genome contains a region encoding:
- a CDS encoding formate--tetrahydrofolate ligase: protein MAFTDLSIASEATILPILEIAEKAGISKDALELYGNFKAKINVDQLRPVQKMGQVVLVTAISPTPAGEGKSTVTVGLADALKQLKESVAVALREPSLGPVMGMKGGATGGGFAQVLPMEDINLHFTGDIHAITSANNALAALIDNHLHQKNVLHIDPRRITWKRVLDINDRSLRQVTIGLGGPGQGIPRQDGFDITVASEIMAVLCLATSLADLKERLAQMVIGYTYDKAPVTVRDLGAEGALTLLLKEAFKPNLVQTIEGTPAIVHGGPFANIAHGCNSLIATNTARQLADIVVTEAGFGADLGAEKFMHIKSRKGGFNPDAVVIVATIRALKMHGGVTKDSLSAENVDAVGHGMVNLAKHVDTIRQFGIEPVIALNRFSGDSDEELSNVLAWAKKEGIAIALTEVWEKGGKGGIALAKLVKQELQRPTNFNFLYKEEDSFEEKLRTIVQKVYGGADVQLSDVAQKQLVELKNFGWDSLPICMAKTQYSLSDQPKLMGRPEGFTITIREIIPKLGAGFLVCLTGDIMTMPGLPKKPAALSMDVTADGNAIGLF from the coding sequence AAAGATGCGTTGGAATTATATGGGAACTTTAAAGCGAAAATCAATGTAGATCAACTGCGTCCGGTTCAAAAAATGGGTCAAGTGGTGTTAGTAACGGCGATCAGTCCTACTCCAGCAGGAGAAGGTAAGTCTACAGTAACGGTTGGGCTTGCCGATGCGCTTAAACAATTAAAAGAATCAGTAGCGGTGGCCCTTCGTGAACCTTCATTAGGTCCAGTTATGGGCATGAAGGGCGGAGCTACTGGTGGTGGGTTTGCGCAAGTTTTACCAATGGAAGATATTAATTTGCATTTCACAGGTGATATCCATGCCATTACTTCAGCCAATAATGCGTTAGCTGCATTAATCGATAATCATTTACATCAAAAAAATGTTCTCCATATCGATCCACGCCGTATTACGTGGAAGCGAGTATTGGATATTAATGATCGATCGCTACGCCAAGTTACAATTGGATTAGGTGGACCAGGTCAAGGAATACCACGTCAAGATGGTTTCGATATTACAGTGGCCTCGGAAATTATGGCTGTGTTATGTTTGGCTACTTCACTAGCTGACTTAAAAGAGCGATTAGCTCAAATGGTCATTGGTTATACGTATGACAAAGCGCCAGTGACTGTTAGAGATCTTGGTGCAGAAGGTGCTTTAACCTTATTGTTGAAAGAAGCATTTAAACCGAACTTGGTTCAAACAATTGAAGGAACACCTGCAATCGTACATGGCGGACCTTTTGCAAATATTGCACATGGCTGTAACTCGCTGATTGCCACAAATACAGCACGACAACTAGCAGATATCGTAGTAACAGAAGCGGGATTTGGTGCGGATTTAGGTGCCGAGAAATTTATGCACATTAAGTCAAGAAAAGGTGGATTTAATCCAGATGCTGTTGTGATTGTTGCCACTATTCGTGCGCTTAAAATGCATGGCGGTGTGACAAAAGACAGTTTGTCTGCAGAAAATGTAGATGCTGTTGGACATGGCATGGTCAATTTAGCGAAGCATGTGGACACCATTCGACAATTTGGCATTGAGCCAGTTATAGCACTCAATCGCTTTTCTGGAGACAGCGACGAAGAGCTATCAAATGTACTAGCGTGGGCTAAAAAAGAAGGTATTGCAATTGCTTTGACAGAAGTGTGGGAAAAAGGCGGCAAAGGTGGAATTGCACTAGCTAAACTAGTAAAACAAGAACTCCAGCGCCCAACAAATTTCAATTTTCTTTATAAAGAAGAAGATTCTTTTGAAGAAAAACTTCGCACAATTGTTCAAAAAGTTTATGGAGGAGCAGATGTACAGTTATCTGATGTTGCACAAAAACAACTGGTAGAATTGAAAAACTTCGGTTGGGATTCATTACCTATTTGTATGGCAAAAACACAGTATTCCTTATCTGATCAACCCAAACTAATGGGACGTCCAGAAGGATTCACTATCACAATTCGTGAAATTATTCCAAAATTAGGCGCGGGCTTTTTAGTGTGCTTAACAGGTGATATCATGACGATGCCAGGTCTACCTAAGAAACCAGCTGCCTTGAGTATGGACGTAACTGCTGATGGAAATGCAATCGGTTTATTCTGA
- a CDS encoding DUF4139 domain-containing protein: MRFQSKRQQLLTQGLTIYQDGFGSVKETRCIPANEDVTEIEFMDVSPKVEVASILLEGIHVLEQSYNTNLISKKSLLEKYLGKIIVVGNEELSQKREVRLVSASAEIIVERVDTKQVIINPEGQLILPSLPDGLLTTPTLVCKIKPIPKDVEAKISYLTSGLEWQVNYVAKISDSKLDFIGWIQLSNNTGMDFLTSRLKLASGKIYRQKDVHSLIPQTRMLSIADQGDSVFEAHEFADTHIYTIDRQVDLPQGQMKQISFLQLKDVTFRKVYKLEAHSERAKVVVEFDNTEANQLGIPLPMGTLKVYEQDQDGEMEFIGENTINSTAKQQKISIGIGEVFDIISQNREKKRERKERFDYVTHVYTLENRKSDYARVVVNHQIFEQVWKMESSSHDYEMKRSNELEFRVHIAAEKKTEVEFTYKVDNSARINGH; this comes from the coding sequence GTGAGGTTTCAATCAAAACGTCAACAACTACTAACTCAAGGGTTAACCATTTACCAAGATGGATTTGGATCGGTTAAAGAAACACGCTGCATTCCCGCAAACGAGGACGTAACTGAAATTGAATTCATGGATGTCTCTCCAAAAGTGGAGGTAGCTTCTATTTTGTTAGAAGGTATACACGTACTAGAGCAAAGTTACAATACCAACTTAATCAGCAAAAAAAGCCTTCTAGAAAAGTATTTGGGTAAAATAATTGTCGTGGGGAACGAAGAATTGAGTCAAAAACGAGAAGTACGCTTAGTAAGCGCCTCTGCTGAAATTATTGTCGAGCGAGTAGATACAAAACAAGTAATTATCAATCCAGAAGGGCAACTCATTTTACCTTCCTTACCAGACGGCTTGTTAACAACACCAACATTGGTATGCAAAATAAAACCTATCCCAAAAGACGTAGAAGCAAAAATTTCTTATTTAACGAGTGGATTAGAATGGCAAGTAAACTACGTAGCAAAAATAAGTGATTCGAAATTAGATTTCATAGGCTGGATTCAACTTTCCAATAATACTGGCATGGATTTTTTAACTAGTCGACTAAAATTAGCTTCTGGAAAAATTTATCGGCAAAAGGATGTGCACTCGCTAATTCCGCAAACTCGAATGCTTTCTATAGCAGATCAAGGTGATTCGGTTTTTGAAGCGCATGAATTTGCAGATACTCACATATACACTATAGATCGGCAGGTTGATCTCCCACAGGGGCAGATGAAACAGATTAGTTTTCTACAACTAAAAGATGTCACTTTCCGTAAAGTATATAAACTAGAAGCGCATAGTGAACGAGCAAAAGTAGTCGTTGAATTCGATAACACAGAAGCCAATCAACTTGGCATACCATTGCCAATGGGAACCTTGAAAGTATATGAGCAAGATCAAGATGGCGAAATGGAGTTTATCGGCGAAAATACAATTAATAGTACAGCCAAACAACAAAAAATATCGATAGGGATAGGTGAAGTATTCGATATTATCAGTCAAAATCGGGAAAAAAAGCGCGAAAGAAAAGAACGGTTTGACTATGTCACACATGTCTACACCTTGGAAAACCGGAAATCAGATTATGCACGTGTTGTCGTTAATCACCAAATTTTTGAACAGGTTTGGAAAATGGAATCATCCAGTCATGACTATGAGATGAAAAGATCGAATGAACTAGAGTTTCGCGTTCATATCGCTGCAGAGAAAAAAACAGAAGTGGAGTTTACTTACAAAGTAGACAACAGTGCTAGAATAAATGGTCACTAA
- a CDS encoding PH domain-containing protein gives MFKKMASEALGLSDIGKIIDPQDFDKTDSDDYVMHEDDEKIYFLIKTKADEYCFTNLAIIHVDGESAISSKRTLKRFPYSQHTISNVVLETAGKIDLDIELAFTVGIIPFKIDVQKQQANRLTDLYKSLLRIAESTHENEIVINMATDSLNKAVTILQNSRVGDVSLGDEYSKLTDFGFTWMTSVRNQYHVKDFGDVFEKYINN, from the coding sequence ATGTTTAAAAAAATGGCTTCAGAAGCACTTGGTTTATCAGATATTGGAAAAATAATCGATCCACAAGACTTTGACAAGACAGACTCAGATGACTATGTCATGCATGAAGATGACGAGAAAATCTATTTTCTAATTAAGACAAAAGCGGATGAATACTGCTTTACAAACCTTGCGATCATTCATGTTGATGGTGAAAGTGCGATCTCGTCTAAACGGACATTAAAACGTTTTCCGTATTCTCAGCATACTATTTCAAATGTTGTACTCGAAACTGCTGGAAAAATAGACTTGGATATTGAACTTGCCTTTACTGTAGGAATAATACCTTTTAAAATTGATGTTCAAAAACAACAAGCAAACCGTTTAACTGATCTTTATAAATCTTTATTGAGGATTGCAGAAAGTACGCATGAAAATGAGATTGTGATTAATATGGCAACTGATAGCTTGAACAAAGCTGTGACAATTTTGCAAAACTCACGAGTTGGCGATGTGTCATTAGGTGATGAATACTCGAAACTGACTGATTTTGGTTTTACTTGGATGACTTCTGTACGAAATCAGTATCATGTAAAAGATTTTGGCGATGTATTTGAAAAGTATATCAATAATTAA
- a CDS encoding acyl-CoA thioesterase codes for MYKTTLTPRVSETDAVGHINNTTLPVWFEAARNPLFDLFTPDHDFANWKLVIVKTTLEFIGQLYFGEDVEMRIWVEKIGKGSLELHEELHQAGNLCARNKAVYVNYNLEKQQSEKIPEAIRQELSKHLWETSN; via the coding sequence ATGTATAAAACGACTTTAACGCCGAGAGTGTCAGAAACAGACGCAGTTGGTCATATTAACAACACAACGTTGCCTGTATGGTTCGAAGCTGCTAGAAATCCATTATTCGACTTGTTTACACCAGATCATGATTTTGCAAACTGGAAACTGGTAATTGTGAAAACTACACTAGAATTTATCGGTCAACTTTATTTTGGTGAAGATGTTGAGATGCGTATTTGGGTTGAGAAAATTGGGAAAGGCAGTTTAGAGTTGCATGAAGAACTGCACCAAGCCGGAAACCTTTGCGCTCGAAATAAAGCCGTGTATGTAAACTACAATTTAGAGAAACAGCAGTCTGAAAAAATTCCAGAAGCAATCCGTCAAGAGTTGTCGAAACATTTATGGGAAACAAGCAACTAG
- a CDS encoding xanthine phosphoribosyltransferase: MKKLQDKILSDGKVLSESVLKVDSFLNHQIDPPLMQAIGEEFASRFKNAGITKILTLESSGIAPAMMTGLVLGVPAVFARKRKSLTLVDHMYTASVYSFTKNETNDISVSKDFIQQNDVVLVMDDFLANGQAALGLLDIVEQSEAKLAGIGIVIEKGFQPGGSLLRKQGIRVETLANIASLENGQVTFLEEADTQ, translated from the coding sequence ATGAAAAAGTTACAAGATAAAATTTTATCGGACGGCAAGGTCTTGTCGGAATCGGTATTAAAAGTAGATTCATTTTTAAATCATCAAATCGATCCACCGTTAATGCAAGCGATTGGAGAAGAATTTGCATCGCGCTTTAAAAACGCGGGCATCACTAAAATTCTAACACTCGAATCATCAGGAATTGCGCCAGCCATGATGACAGGTCTTGTTCTAGGCGTTCCGGCTGTATTTGCAAGAAAACGTAAATCACTGACATTAGTTGATCATATGTATACAGCGAGTGTTTATTCGTTTACTAAAAATGAAACAAATGATATCTCGGTATCAAAAGATTTTATTCAACAAAACGATGTTGTATTGGTTATGGATGATTTTCTCGCGAATGGACAAGCAGCACTTGGATTACTCGACATAGTCGAACAGTCAGAAGCCAAGTTAGCAGGTATTGGCATCGTTATTGAAAAAGGATTTCAACCAGGTGGCAGCTTGCTTCGCAAACAAGGCATTCGTGTAGAAACACTGGCAAACATTGCGTCTTTAGAAAATGGGCAAGTGACATTTTTGGAGGAGGCTGACACGCAATGA
- a CDS encoding nucleobase:cation symporter-2 family protein, with the protein MKKMLGETALGFQHVLAMYAGAVLVPLIVGDALGLTAEQLTYLVAIDILLCGVATILQIVSNRFFGIGLPVVLGCTFTAVGPMIAIGGQYGISAIYGAILVSGLFVVLISGFFGSLVRFFPPVVTGTVVTIIGITLIPVAINNMGGGQGASDFGSLSNIGLSFGTLLFIVFVFRFSSGFMRAIAILLGLVGGTVVATFLGKVDFSPIADASYFHMVEPFYFGMPTFELPAILTMILVAMVSLVESTGVYFALGDITKKKIAEKDLAKGYRAEGLAILLGGIFNSFPYTAFSQNVGLIQMSGVKSRKIIFIAGVMLITLGFVPKIAAVTTIIPPSVLGGAMIAMFGMVIAQGIKMLSTVITDSQDNSMIIACSVGIGLGVTVVPELFVQLPSSIQILTSNGIVAGSVTAIVLNILFNMLPSRKRKHSLASIKESVINEG; encoded by the coding sequence ATGAAAAAGATGTTAGGTGAAACGGCTTTAGGATTTCAACATGTACTAGCAATGTATGCAGGAGCTGTATTGGTACCGTTAATCGTAGGCGACGCACTTGGGTTAACGGCAGAGCAATTAACGTATCTTGTAGCGATTGATATTTTGCTTTGCGGTGTAGCAACAATTCTCCAAATTGTCAGCAACCGTTTTTTCGGTATCGGACTTCCCGTTGTGCTGGGCTGTACATTTACTGCTGTTGGACCAATGATTGCCATTGGTGGGCAATATGGAATATCTGCTATTTATGGCGCTATTCTTGTTTCAGGATTATTTGTCGTGTTAATTAGCGGGTTTTTTGGTAGTTTGGTTCGTTTTTTCCCTCCTGTCGTTACCGGCACGGTTGTTACAATTATCGGAATCACGTTGATTCCTGTTGCAATTAACAATATGGGCGGAGGACAAGGAGCCAGTGATTTTGGTTCACTTAGCAACATTGGCCTGTCTTTTGGGACTTTGCTGTTTATCGTTTTTGTATTTAGATTTTCTAGCGGTTTTATGAGAGCTATTGCAATATTACTCGGATTAGTTGGTGGAACAGTAGTAGCAACTTTTCTAGGAAAAGTAGATTTTTCTCCTATCGCGGATGCATCTTATTTCCATATGGTTGAGCCTTTTTATTTCGGCATGCCAACATTTGAATTACCTGCAATTTTAACGATGATTTTAGTGGCCATGGTATCATTAGTTGAATCTACAGGTGTTTACTTTGCGCTTGGAGATATCACAAAAAAGAAAATCGCAGAAAAAGATTTGGCTAAAGGATATCGTGCAGAAGGCTTAGCCATTTTGCTTGGCGGTATTTTCAACTCTTTTCCATACACTGCTTTTTCGCAAAACGTTGGTTTGATTCAGATGTCTGGTGTGAAATCACGCAAAATTATATTTATCGCTGGAGTAATGTTGATTACTCTTGGGTTTGTTCCGAAAATCGCTGCTGTAACAACCATTATCCCACCTTCAGTTCTTGGGGGAGCCATGATTGCAATGTTCGGTATGGTTATCGCACAAGGCATTAAAATGTTAAGTACTGTTATTACCGACTCGCAAGACAACTCGATGATTATTGCTTGTTCTGTAGGTATTGGACTTGGTGTTACAGTGGTGCCTGAATTGTTTGTTCAGTTGCCATCGAGTATTCAAATTTTAACCAGTAATGGAATCGTTGCTGGTAGTGTTACAGCTATCGTATTAAATATCTTGTTTAATATGTTGCCTTCTAGAAAGCGCAAGCACAGTTTAGCTTCGATAAAAGAAAGTGTAATAAACGAAGGATAA
- a CDS encoding alpha/beta hydrolase has translation MRVKTKIQTQKKWIISTFFIMLFGAIVIFEETATSPDVSASIQISGSAAFSPPPTIHEIKERVAVVKNLSYSQTDNSLLDIYTPRKATASMPLILWIHGGGYIGGSKDSRQDYAMALADAGYVVANINYSLAPESLYPGPISQANEALAYMQLHASKYGNDMNRVFIGGDSAGAQIASQVAALITNTELAESMAIQPAISSDQLQGALLFCGLYNMDSVRATAFPNIELFLTAYTGAKPFESFSEIDELSTVQHINADFPPAFITVGDADPFVSQSAELVTVLKANNVQVNSVFFEDTQKNLKHQYQYDLSTDDARETLQKTLDFLSIHSN, from the coding sequence ATGAGAGTAAAAACAAAAATACAGACTCAAAAAAAGTGGATAATTTCAACTTTTTTTATCATGCTCTTCGGCGCTATTGTCATTTTCGAAGAAACTGCAACTTCTCCTGATGTATCAGCCTCTATACAAATCTCAGGTTCTGCAGCATTTAGTCCACCTCCGACAATTCATGAAATTAAAGAACGAGTGGCTGTTGTTAAGAATTTATCTTATAGCCAGACTGATAATAGCCTTTTAGATATTTATACTCCTCGAAAAGCTACTGCATCTATGCCCTTGATTTTATGGATTCATGGTGGGGGCTATATCGGCGGCTCTAAAGACAGTCGCCAAGATTACGCAATGGCGCTTGCAGACGCAGGTTACGTAGTCGCGAATATAAATTATTCATTAGCTCCAGAATCGTTGTATCCCGGTCCGATATCGCAAGCAAACGAGGCGCTTGCTTATATGCAACTTCACGCTAGCAAGTACGGAAATGATATGAACCGTGTATTCATTGGTGGCGACTCAGCGGGAGCACAAATCGCTAGTCAAGTTGCAGCACTCATAACGAACACAGAACTAGCTGAATCTATGGCGATTCAACCTGCGATTTCTAGCGATCAACTTCAAGGCGCTTTATTGTTTTGCGGCCTATATAATATGGACTCAGTGAGAGCGACAGCTTTTCCAAACATCGAACTTTTCTTAACTGCCTATACTGGTGCTAAACCGTTCGAATCTTTTTCAGAAATTGATGAACTTTCTACAGTCCAACACATCAACGCTGACTTTCCGCCTGCTTTCATCACAGTTGGAGATGCTGACCCTTTTGTGTCGCAATCTGCTGAATTGGTCACGGTATTGAAAGCTAATAACGTACAAGTCAATTCTGTCTTTTTTGAAGACACTCAAAAAAATCTCAAACATCAATATCAATATGATCTAAGTACGGATGATGCACGTGAAACACTTCAAAAAACGCTCGATTTCCTTTCAATTCATAGCAACTAA
- a CDS encoding ring-cleaving dioxygenase — translation MSKKSMGIHHITAIVADPQENVDFYAGVLGLRLVKKTVNFDDPETYHLYFGDETAKPGTIITFFPWGDAYKGKIGDGQVGVTTYVVPVGALAFWEKRLERFNISFSKTTRFEEQSLTFDDPHGLHLELVEREQGEANTWEKGEITPNRAIKGLGGATLYTTNAEKTAQLLQTVMGFEKVGEEGDLLRLRAAGELGNIIDVKLTPVGIGQMGVGTVHHIAWRAENDADQLDWKQQVETYGLGVTPVQNRNYFNAIYFREYGDILFEIATDPPGFAIDESFESLGQALMLPEQYEQHRKNIQRALPPVHVRNLD, via the coding sequence ATGTCGAAGAAATCAATGGGAATCCACCACATCACTGCAATTGTCGCAGATCCTCAAGAAAACGTGGACTTTTATGCAGGAGTACTCGGACTGCGTTTAGTAAAGAAAACGGTAAATTTCGACGATCCAGAAACCTATCATTTGTATTTTGGAGACGAGACGGCAAAACCAGGCACAATTATCACGTTCTTTCCATGGGGAGATGCATATAAAGGAAAAATTGGAGATGGCCAAGTAGGGGTCACAACTTATGTAGTTCCGGTTGGAGCGCTGGCTTTCTGGGAAAAAAGATTAGAGAGATTCAACATTTCTTTTTCAAAAACAACTCGTTTTGAAGAACAGTCTTTAACATTCGATGATCCACATGGTTTGCATTTGGAGCTCGTGGAAAGAGAGCAAGGCGAAGCAAATACATGGGAAAAAGGAGAAATCACACCAAATCGTGCTATTAAAGGATTAGGCGGAGCTACTTTATACACAACCAATGCAGAAAAAACAGCCCAATTATTACAAACGGTCATGGGATTTGAAAAAGTTGGCGAAGAAGGAGATTTATTGCGTTTACGTGCAGCAGGAGAACTCGGCAATATAATTGATGTAAAGTTGACTCCGGTGGGAATTGGTCAAATGGGTGTTGGAACGGTTCATCATATTGCTTGGCGTGCAGAAAATGATGCTGATCAACTTGATTGGAAACAACAAGTGGAAACTTATGGACTCGGCGTAACACCCGTTCAAAATCGCAACTACTTTAACGCTATCTACTTCCGTGAATATGGAGATATCTTATTTGAAATCGCAACAGATCCACCAGGATTCGCAATAGACGAATCTTTTGAATCTTTAGGGCAAGCATTGATGCTTCCAGAACAATACGAACAACACAGAAAAAATATTCAACGTGCACTGCCACCCGTACACGTAAGAAACTTGGATTGA
- a CDS encoding proline dehydrogenase family protein: MSITRNFFIALSKNQPLNSAAKKWGLKLGAGKMVAGTDIESMMQTVEQLNADGISATIDSLGEFVHTKEEATKAKEAILQTLQAIQSHDVHGHMSVKLTQIGLDVDPKFCLKNIQEIVAAAANYNTFVNLDMEDYDHLQQTLDILDVLLKDYENVGTVIQAYLYRSEKDLENLQHVRLRLVKGAYKESVEVSYQEKKEIDDNYLKLIKIHLQSPGYTSIATHDHHIIEQVKAFVQEKKISRDCFEFQMLYGFRSEMQKDLAKEGFSFTTYVPFGKDWYAYYMRRLAERPQNIILALQSMISK, from the coding sequence GTGAGTATAACAAGAAATTTCTTTATTGCATTGTCCAAAAATCAACCTCTAAACAGTGCTGCTAAAAAATGGGGATTAAAATTGGGCGCTGGAAAAATGGTTGCTGGAACTGATATTGAAAGCATGATGCAGACAGTAGAACAACTGAATGCCGATGGAATTAGTGCAACAATTGATAGTCTTGGCGAGTTTGTTCATACAAAAGAAGAAGCGACAAAAGCTAAAGAGGCTATATTACAAACACTCCAAGCTATACAATCTCATGATGTTCACGGACATATGTCTGTCAAATTAACACAAATCGGATTAGATGTAGATCCTAAGTTTTGTTTAAAAAACATTCAGGAAATTGTTGCAGCTGCTGCCAACTACAATACGTTTGTAAATTTAGATATGGAAGACTATGACCACTTGCAACAGACACTTGATATTTTAGATGTTTTACTTAAAGATTATGAAAACGTAGGTACTGTTATTCAAGCTTATTTATATCGATCTGAAAAAGATTTAGAAAACCTACAACATGTTCGACTCCGTCTTGTTAAAGGTGCTTACAAAGAAAGCGTAGAAGTTTCTTATCAAGAGAAAAAAGAAATTGACGATAATTACTTAAAACTCATCAAGATTCACCTTCAATCACCTGGCTATACATCCATTGCTACACACGATCATCATATTATTGAACAAGTAAAAGCATTTGTACAAGAGAAAAAGATCTCACGAGACTGTTTCGAGTTCCAAATGCTCTATGGTTTCCGCTCAGAAATGCAAAAAGACTTAGCGAAAGAAGGATTTAGCTTCACTACGTATGTGCCTTTTGGCAAGGACTGGTACGCATATTATATGAGAAGGTTAGCGGAACGTCCTCAAAACATTATTTTGGCGTTGCAGAGTATGATTTCTAAATAA
- a CDS encoding acetamidase/formamidase family protein, giving the protein MTKKIQTEKVAVDTLMVNRYVNGVLDPGKEMLGPVKDGGHIIAHTAPGCWGPMITPCIRGGHEVTQPVYVEGAEPGDGIVIKIKSVEVTSHATSSGNDSPVEGRFLGDPFIAVKCPGCGTMYPDTVIKGVGSEAIRCANCDADVTPFVFTNGYTMFFSDKGDVGITLSKEAAETIAEDGRGYMKTPENSVQNPIVTFAPHDLIGTIARMRPFLGQLGTTPSRPTPDSHNAGDFGSFLVGAPHEYASTQEELDTHRTDGHMDISRVRAGSVLICPVKVPGGGIYLGDMHAMQGDGEIAGHTADVSGIVHLEVHVIKGLNNAGPILLPTIEDLPYTAKPFTEKEKETALQLAKKWNIDKLEESLPVSFVGTGPTLNGATDNGLQRAADLFGVTVPEIMNRATITGSIEIGRHPGVVTITFLAPEHYLKKAGLLELVKDQYS; this is encoded by the coding sequence ATGACTAAAAAGATCCAGACGGAAAAAGTAGCAGTGGATACGCTGATGGTTAACCGCTATGTAAATGGTGTTCTAGATCCTGGAAAAGAAATGCTTGGACCTGTCAAAGATGGAGGGCATATTATTGCGCATACTGCTCCTGGATGTTGGGGTCCCATGATCACACCATGTATTCGAGGAGGACACGAAGTGACGCAACCGGTTTATGTGGAAGGTGCAGAACCAGGAGACGGAATTGTCATTAAAATCAAATCTGTTGAAGTCACGTCGCACGCTACTTCTTCAGGAAATGATAGTCCAGTTGAAGGTCGTTTTCTGGGAGATCCTTTTATTGCAGTAAAATGTCCTGGTTGTGGAACGATGTATCCAGATACCGTAATTAAAGGAGTTGGCAGCGAGGCCATTCGTTGCGCTAACTGTGATGCAGATGTCACACCTTTTGTGTTTACCAATGGTTATACTATGTTTTTTAGTGATAAGGGAGACGTAGGGATTACACTTTCCAAAGAAGCAGCAGAGACAATTGCAGAAGACGGGCGTGGGTATATGAAAACGCCCGAGAACTCTGTTCAAAATCCAATTGTCACATTTGCACCTCATGATTTAATCGGCACCATCGCACGCATGCGTCCTTTTTTAGGGCAATTAGGAACAACACCTTCACGTCCAACTCCAGACTCGCACAATGCAGGAGATTTTGGATCGTTTCTTGTAGGTGCTCCGCATGAATATGCGAGCACACAAGAAGAATTAGACACTCACCGAACAGATGGTCATATGGATATTAGCCGTGTGCGCGCAGGATCTGTATTGATTTGTCCAGTGAAAGTTCCAGGCGGTGGTATTTATTTAGGAGATATGCACGCGATGCAAGGAGATGGAGAAATTGCGGGACATACTGCAGATGTTTCGGGTATTGTTCATTTGGAAGTCCATGTGATTAAAGGATTAAATAACGCTGGACCTATTCTTTTACCGACTATTGAAGATTTACCATACACAGCTAAACCCTTTACAGAAAAAGAAAAAGAAACGGCTCTGCAACTCGCGAAAAAATGGAATATCGATAAACTGGAAGAATCGCTACCCGTTTCTTTTGTTGGGACAGGTCCAACTTTGAATGGTGCAACTGACAATGGGTTGCAGCGTGCAGCTGATTTGTTCGGAGTGACAGTACCAGAAATTATGAATCGAGCAACTATTACAGGATCTATCGAAATTGGACGACACCCGGGTGTCGTAACAATTACTTTCCTTGCACCAGAACATTACTTAAAAAAAGCAGGGCTTCTGGAATTAGTTAAAGACCAATATTCTTGA
- a CDS encoding shikimate kinase encodes MRNFGLSIREKSIVCIGFMGAGKTTVGQLLAQRLYRNFVDIDVEIEKEFAMPISQIFRLYGEPTFRAKEKDLIVKYSQQPLNVISVGGGAFLQKEIQDICMTNCIVLFLDISWESWKERVQLLADNRPLLKDRSLEDIKTLFLERQSIYSLNHSAFIVDDFKAQEAADYLAGALKLSWEIHAPQST; translated from the coding sequence ATGAGGAACTTCGGTTTATCTATCCGTGAAAAAAGCATCGTCTGCATTGGCTTTATGGGAGCTGGAAAAACAACTGTCGGTCAATTGCTGGCGCAAAGACTTTATCGTAACTTTGTTGATATCGACGTGGAAATTGAAAAAGAATTTGCCATGCCGATTTCTCAAATTTTTAGACTCTATGGTGAACCAACTTTTCGAGCCAAAGAAAAAGATTTGATTGTAAAATACAGTCAACAACCACTCAACGTTATTTCTGTTGGCGGGGGTGCTTTTTTGCAAAAAGAAATTCAAGATATTTGCATGACAAATTGTATTGTTTTATTTCTTGATATTTCATGGGAGTCCTGGAAAGAACGCGTTCAGCTTCTCGCGGATAATCGACCTTTACTAAAAGATCGTTCTCTTGAAGATATTAAAACCTTATTTCTCGAAAGACAAAGTATTTATTCATTAAATCATTCTGCATTTATCGTCGACGATTTCAAAGCTCAAGAAGCTGCTGACTATTTAGCGGGTGCCTTAAAGTTATCTTGGGAAATTCACGCTCCACAATCAACTTAA